One Brevibacillus choshinensis genomic window carries:
- a CDS encoding baseplate J/gp47 family protein produces MATIVKPEMPILRESADAIYQRLANKLVAIAEARGEAPPATEEGEIFYDLLYPIAEEISEQQQLLEYGFLQAFLPWADDVFLDAHGAFLGLTRKDGELDDPYRDRLIERARTEEGNGRANDYAIWARAINGVGGATAVEKARNDQSIDVYITDINGQPATQAFADQVRAALEEKRIALHDLKVLPATVFTLTVSVKLTLQEGAVLADVITLLTARIKEYLKGRSQLVYQQIAALFFVDGVVDFTNYTLNGGTANLTVPGSQVVSLKLVVTT; encoded by the coding sequence ATGGCAACGATCGTAAAACCTGAAATGCCGATCTTGAGAGAATCGGCTGACGCAATCTATCAGCGGCTCGCGAATAAGTTGGTTGCGATCGCAGAGGCCCGGGGAGAAGCTCCACCAGCAACGGAGGAGGGGGAAATCTTTTATGATTTGCTTTACCCGATCGCGGAAGAGATCAGCGAGCAGCAGCAACTACTCGAGTACGGCTTTCTGCAGGCGTTCCTTCCCTGGGCGGACGACGTATTTTTAGATGCTCACGGTGCGTTTCTTGGTTTGACCCGTAAAGATGGAGAACTGGATGATCCTTACCGCGATCGGTTGATCGAACGCGCTCGAACAGAGGAAGGGAATGGGCGTGCCAATGATTACGCGATTTGGGCAAGGGCCATAAACGGCGTAGGCGGCGCGACAGCGGTCGAGAAAGCGAGAAACGATCAATCCATCGATGTCTATATCACGGATATCAACGGGCAACCCGCGACGCAAGCCTTCGCTGACCAAGTAAGGGCAGCGCTGGAGGAAAAACGGATCGCACTGCATGACCTGAAGGTACTGCCTGCAACTGTGTTCACGTTGACCGTATCGGTGAAACTTACGCTGCAGGAAGGAGCCGTATTGGCTGATGTCATTACGCTGCTGACTGCACGGATAAAAGAATACCTGAAAGGGCGCTCGCAGCTAGTTTATCAGCAGATTGCAGCGCTCTTTTTCGTTGATGGCGTTGTGGACTTCACGAATTACACCTTGAACGGGGGCACAGCGAACCTCACGGTGCCGGGTAGCCAGGTGGTTTCCCTCAAACTGGTGGTGACGACATGA
- a CDS encoding DUF2634 domain-containing protein, whose translation MFPELNGDETQLVQSADAPIPWTYRLDWSSKQFIQGPDGRYVRTQTYKEYLEETARKILNTKRFRYAIYSENYGVDFQSDIGKMRSLVSLPVIKTLAEEALEAHSEVNRAEVLDIRIVDNRIRFFLQMEGIRGTEEMEVDAWQRS comes from the coding sequence ATGTTCCCTGAGCTGAACGGTGATGAAACGCAGCTTGTACAGTCGGCAGACGCACCGATCCCGTGGACGTATAGACTGGACTGGTCAAGCAAGCAGTTTATACAAGGACCAGACGGCAGGTACGTGCGGACCCAGACATACAAAGAGTACCTGGAAGAAACGGCACGCAAGATTTTAAATACCAAGCGGTTCCGGTACGCGATCTACTCCGAAAACTACGGGGTCGATTTTCAATCAGACATAGGAAAGATGAGATCCCTCGTCTCTCTCCCGGTGATTAAAACGCTGGCTGAGGAAGCCCTGGAAGCACACAGCGAAGTAAACCGCGCAGAAGTGCTGGACATACGGATTGTAGACAATCGGATCAGATTCTTTTTGCAAATGGAAGGAATACGGGGAACAGAAGAAATGGAGGTGGACGCATGGCAACGATCGTAA
- a CDS encoding XkdQ/YqbQ family protein produces MKVIYGKESTRYDLTSPSMELSWSSSRGQIAQNLDIRIKDAPPLQSAGFLMLFSGYELKESQQFFHGPIINPLRDDKTGDLTATAYELSWYLQKNPAPRTKVNGDAGTELQRLIKATGINFTCPAFGFTVKERISPQSFTSLFTSFTEQAYEKTGFRYFVQHQRDKLSVLPEGANSVVPMFRANMLESSSTGESIEEVYTVVTVEKYKDDQVASSVTKENANLIKQIGRMETVIDAGEEKSLDSLASKQLANLSKIPKTRSITVKHEDDNAARLRAGWLIKILEKDNVTVTDWIVTSCNARWKGGQYTMDLQLEGRT; encoded by the coding sequence ATGAAAGTGATTTACGGAAAAGAATCAACGCGTTATGACCTGACTTCCCCGTCCATGGAACTGTCTTGGTCATCCTCACGTGGCCAGATTGCGCAAAACTTAGATATCCGGATCAAGGATGCCCCGCCCCTACAGTCGGCGGGTTTTTTGATGCTCTTTTCTGGCTACGAGCTGAAAGAATCACAGCAGTTCTTTCACGGCCCAATTATCAACCCATTACGAGATGACAAAACCGGGGACTTGACCGCGACTGCCTACGAGCTCAGCTGGTACCTACAAAAGAATCCTGCACCTCGAACAAAAGTGAACGGGGACGCTGGAACAGAGCTGCAGCGTTTGATCAAAGCGACTGGAATCAATTTTACGTGTCCAGCGTTTGGCTTCACCGTCAAAGAGCGGATATCGCCGCAGTCCTTCACATCCCTGTTCACATCATTCACAGAGCAGGCTTACGAGAAAACAGGATTCCGGTACTTTGTGCAGCATCAGCGTGATAAATTGTCCGTATTGCCTGAAGGAGCAAACAGCGTAGTCCCCATGTTCAGGGCAAACATGTTGGAAAGTAGCTCTACAGGCGAGAGCATCGAAGAGGTTTACACGGTCGTGACGGTCGAGAAATACAAAGACGATCAGGTCGCCAGCAGCGTGACGAAAGAAAACGCGAATCTGATCAAGCAGATCGGACGTATGGAAACCGTCATCGATGCTGGCGAGGAAAAGAGCCTCGATTCCCTGGCAAGCAAGCAGCTGGCGAATCTGTCTAAGATCCCGAAAACGCGCTCAATAACCGTCAAGCACGAGGACGACAACGCTGCTCGCCTGCGCGCAGGCTGGCTTATCAAAATTTTGGAGAAAGACAATGTGACGGTAACCGACTGGATCGTCACGAGCTGCAACGCACGCTGGAAGGGCGGACAGTACACGATGGACTTACAGCTGGAAGGGAGGACATAG
- a CDS encoding glycine zipper domain-containing protein, translating into MAFGKNTVVDVPAKAGWLDKLKSLGGLLPKGDSIFPGVKSAWEGAKSLGGSLFRKLPIVGAAIGAGQILTADDKLDMAGRVGSEALGGWGGAAAGAAIGSIVPGVGTAIGGIVGGIAGAFGGGAMFDKVKSWWNDAPATPPDIHKPIPPEIRDQIRPTAPVLGPPIPVVPPVKPQEEKPRSVSLTIPQLSIPLYADGVLQDVPTMLRLLDNPSVSQKVKDIIEKALIDAMETRGGVPS; encoded by the coding sequence ATGGCTTTTGGGAAGAACACGGTAGTAGATGTGCCTGCTAAAGCCGGATGGCTGGACAAGCTGAAGAGTCTCGGTGGATTACTACCAAAAGGTGACTCTATATTCCCCGGAGTGAAAAGTGCATGGGAAGGAGCAAAGTCTTTAGGGGGTAGTCTTTTCCGAAAACTCCCGATCGTTGGTGCAGCAATTGGAGCAGGGCAAATCCTAACAGCTGACGACAAGCTCGACATGGCTGGGAGAGTAGGTTCAGAGGCCCTTGGCGGATGGGGAGGGGCGGCAGCGGGCGCTGCTATTGGATCAATAGTTCCAGGGGTTGGTACTGCTATAGGTGGCATTGTTGGGGGTATTGCAGGTGCATTCGGTGGTGGAGCGATGTTTGATAAGGTGAAGTCTTGGTGGAATGATGCTCCAGCCACGCCGCCTGACATTCATAAACCGATTCCTCCAGAGATAAGGGATCAAATAAGACCGACAGCACCCGTACTTGGGCCACCGATTCCCGTTGTTCCGCCGGTCAAACCACAAGAGGAGAAACCGAGGTCAGTTTCTCTCACAATCCCACAATTATCGATACCATTATACGCAGACGGGGTGCTGCAGGATGTGCCAACGATGTTACGACTGCTCGACAATCCCTCTGTGAGCCAAAAGGTAAAGGACATCATTGAAAAGGCACTGATTGACGCAATGGAGACACGCGGGGGTGTTCCATCATGA
- a CDS encoding YlbF family regulator → MGSVVGITAYLQAKNELSPQLTKVAQMTKNAAKEMLQLDDATQEMIKEMRKMKQAAEQSARGFNREIDKMQREIQDLKKQLGGLDTTRAMPKVSIDDQARREIAAVRQEIKALDGTKAKVQVEAAEAGGTLMAGGVVGGIAAYGGAGLLDQLTLETQANARRALLGDTPEELSRFQRQAQDLSMINPNVDRTYIKDLMTQATRFDSGNGTEITKQALQLNAIRPDLGGVEEYQKTMFAMQQAWKDITDVGRFGDTLAEIANTTTDIRGEALDSIVEYSTQVTKFLDTPEKLAALTKEMNDLWSIDKGFDSLKESTIKLDKQGDMVNVLKTAYEAQGMDSEKAQKRAETESKTISTAIHSDSVADNQFAVAALLQTFGGIQDQKVRQELLNELGAGPGEDIAKAYAPLLQAAGRIGMADASQFNYQGKLDQSFKTFQDNDPLRGFLEAKTMLSNELTSLGFVIAEDFAPAIKWAAERIKDFKVFLDSLPKETAAIAFVGVVGTASLALWGLWAATKKAARSLLSLPSDMIRKRLGGDVPDIDLPDGPDKKGKGARVESASGGTR, encoded by the coding sequence ATGGGCTCTGTGGTTGGAATTACTGCCTATCTTCAAGCGAAGAATGAACTGTCACCACAGTTAACGAAAGTGGCACAGATGACAAAGAATGCAGCTAAGGAAATGCTGCAACTTGACGACGCGACACAAGAAATGATCAAGGAAATGCGAAAGATGAAACAGGCAGCAGAGCAGAGCGCCCGTGGATTCAATCGGGAAATTGATAAGATGCAGCGAGAAATACAAGATTTGAAAAAGCAATTAGGAGGGCTAGATACCACAAGGGCAATGCCAAAGGTCTCCATTGACGACCAGGCGAGACGTGAAATTGCAGCTGTTAGACAAGAAATTAAAGCTCTCGATGGAACAAAAGCAAAAGTTCAAGTTGAAGCGGCTGAGGCTGGCGGCACACTTATGGCTGGCGGAGTGGTTGGTGGAATAGCAGCCTATGGAGGTGCTGGTTTACTCGATCAACTTACTCTAGAAACACAAGCAAATGCACGACGTGCTCTACTGGGAGATACCCCCGAAGAGTTATCGCGATTTCAGAGGCAAGCTCAAGACCTCTCAATGATTAATCCAAATGTAGATAGAACCTACATCAAGGACCTGATGACACAGGCCACACGTTTTGACAGTGGTAACGGTACAGAGATAACGAAGCAGGCATTGCAATTGAACGCGATTCGACCGGATTTGGGTGGAGTTGAGGAATATCAAAAGACTATGTTCGCTATGCAACAGGCTTGGAAGGATATTACCGATGTAGGTAGATTCGGTGATACTCTTGCTGAAATTGCAAATACCACAACTGATATACGCGGCGAAGCCCTTGATTCGATCGTGGAATACTCTACTCAGGTCACTAAGTTTTTGGATACACCTGAAAAATTGGCAGCTCTTACAAAAGAAATGAATGACCTTTGGTCAATTGATAAAGGTTTCGATTCCTTGAAAGAATCAACCATAAAGTTGGATAAACAAGGGGACATGGTCAACGTCCTAAAAACTGCATATGAAGCACAAGGGATGGATTCAGAAAAGGCACAAAAACGAGCGGAAACTGAATCAAAGACGATTTCAACTGCCATCCATTCTGATAGTGTTGCTGACAATCAGTTTGCGGTCGCGGCGTTACTCCAGACATTTGGTGGGATACAGGACCAAAAAGTACGACAGGAGTTATTGAATGAGTTAGGGGCAGGACCAGGGGAAGACATCGCAAAAGCGTACGCACCTTTGCTGCAAGCAGCAGGTCGAATCGGGATGGCGGACGCCAGTCAATTTAATTATCAAGGGAAGTTGGACCAGTCATTCAAAACGTTTCAGGACAATGATCCGTTAAGAGGATTTTTGGAAGCGAAAACTATGCTTTCCAACGAATTGACGAGCCTCGGATTTGTAATTGCAGAAGATTTTGCTCCAGCTATTAAATGGGCCGCAGAGCGCATAAAAGACTTCAAAGTATTTCTTGACTCACTCCCAAAAGAAACAGCAGCAATTGCTTTTGTCGGAGTTGTAGGTACTGCTTCGTTAGCACTTTGGGGATTGTGGGCAGCGACGAAAAAAGCAGCTCGAAGCCTTTTATCTTTACCTTCAGATATGATTAGAAAAAGACTTGGTGGTGACGTCCCTGACATCGATCTCCCTGATGGCCCGGACAAGAAGGGCAAGGGGGCAAGGGTGGAAAGCGCAAGTGGTGGAACCCGCTGA
- a CDS encoding phage tail sheath subtilisin-like domain-containing protein yields MSINRERPGVTVELIAKAQERVEPKSGVVLVPYQSEWGSPNTAIKMAGYEERYKETLALVDTVELAAAGGATVLGYRVTNGNEVSAKYVQANAIEIAALYPGTYGNNLRVTIAASSADPGKKELQVKDETGVLEKFSFADADELVKKTALSNYVRAKKLGTDTVTDATDAQFTGGMTGTAPLTSADFTKIFNAVSGSDFDTLYLPSDDAAVQAAAKQFISDRRALSKKLSTLVIGGKEADDLDMTRHTERSVSMNARYVVNSAIAGEHNNGKTYNSVQWAAWVAGMIAATPADQSLTAIVVPLKKAAKDWGHTEILNALSTGTLLATRDGDVYIIESAVNTLSTIGPNEREDYGKIRVSMTIDQIMNDLMAAGKKYKGKLDNNDLGGAVFVGAVKAYLNVREQQGAIDTGWTFTDKKNGVGDRRSFLLSAKPLDAIENFDVDWEVL; encoded by the coding sequence ATGTCCATCAATCGCGAACGCCCCGGCGTCACTGTTGAGTTAATTGCAAAAGCGCAGGAGCGTGTTGAACCAAAGAGCGGTGTGGTACTGGTTCCTTATCAGTCTGAATGGGGAAGTCCGAACACAGCTATAAAAATGGCTGGATACGAAGAGCGTTATAAAGAGACGCTCGCACTCGTTGACACCGTCGAGCTGGCTGCTGCAGGCGGAGCTACTGTCCTCGGCTACCGTGTCACCAATGGGAACGAGGTTAGCGCCAAGTATGTGCAGGCAAATGCGATCGAGATTGCAGCCCTTTACCCTGGGACATACGGGAATAACCTCCGCGTGACGATCGCAGCATCCTCGGCAGATCCCGGTAAAAAGGAACTGCAGGTCAAAGATGAAACGGGAGTCCTTGAAAAGTTCTCGTTTGCAGATGCTGACGAGCTGGTGAAGAAGACGGCACTGTCCAACTATGTACGTGCCAAAAAGCTGGGAACCGACACAGTGACAGACGCTACTGATGCCCAGTTTACCGGCGGCATGACGGGAACTGCGCCTCTGACGTCAGCCGATTTCACGAAAATCTTCAATGCTGTTTCGGGATCGGACTTTGACACGCTGTACCTGCCTTCTGATGACGCAGCAGTCCAAGCAGCCGCGAAGCAATTCATTTCGGATCGCCGCGCGCTCTCGAAGAAATTGAGCACGCTGGTCATTGGCGGGAAAGAAGCTGACGACCTGGATATGACGAGGCATACGGAGCGTTCTGTCTCCATGAACGCACGATATGTAGTCAATAGCGCGATTGCTGGTGAACACAACAACGGCAAGACCTACAACAGCGTCCAGTGGGCAGCTTGGGTAGCTGGCATGATTGCAGCAACGCCAGCTGATCAATCCCTGACAGCGATCGTTGTTCCGCTGAAGAAAGCGGCAAAGGACTGGGGCCATACGGAAATACTGAACGCGCTCAGTACTGGTACGCTGCTTGCTACCCGTGACGGTGACGTCTACATCATCGAGAGTGCTGTCAACACGCTGTCCACAATCGGACCGAATGAGCGTGAGGACTACGGCAAAATCCGTGTCAGCATGACCATTGACCAAATCATGAACGACCTCATGGCAGCAGGGAAGAAATACAAAGGCAAGCTGGACAACAACGATCTTGGAGGAGCTGTCTTTGTCGGTGCGGTAAAAGCGTACCTGAATGTCCGGGAGCAACAAGGCGCCATTGATACGGGATGGACCTTTACGGACAAGAAAAACGGGGTAGGCGATCGCCGGAGCTTCCTTCTTTCAGCCAAGCCATTGGATGCCATTGAAAACTTTGATGTGGATTGGGAGGTGCTATAG
- a CDS encoding HK97 gp10 family phage protein produces the protein MDFREFQKRLEKLNRNMPQALERILYQLGEELMNHVIEELGSQDLIDTGTLWNSFSQGDPNNVWEFDADRNSLTLEVGSNLTYAEYLNEGYTIDKPYFVPGYWNGVGKFIYDREAKGGFMVRPRSFIGRKYFDIALKDFQGGMQALLEKLLLAELERMVR, from the coding sequence GTGGACTTCCGTGAATTTCAGAAACGGTTGGAGAAGCTCAACCGAAACATGCCACAGGCACTTGAGCGAATCCTGTATCAGCTTGGGGAAGAGTTGATGAATCACGTCATCGAGGAGCTCGGCAGCCAAGACCTGATTGATACCGGTACGCTCTGGAACTCGTTCTCTCAAGGAGATCCCAACAACGTCTGGGAGTTCGACGCCGACCGCAATTCCCTTACGCTTGAGGTCGGTTCCAATCTTACCTATGCCGAGTATCTGAATGAGGGATACACAATCGACAAGCCCTATTTTGTTCCCGGATATTGGAACGGAGTAGGGAAGTTTATCTACGACCGAGAGGCAAAGGGCGGTTTCATGGTTCGCCCCCGTAGCTTCATTGGCCGCAAGTATTTTGATATTGCCCTGAAAGATTTCCAAGGCGGTATGCAAGCGCTGCTGGAGAAATTGCTGCTAGCTGAGCTAGAAAGGATGGTGAGGTAA